The Enteractinococcus fodinae genome has a segment encoding these proteins:
- a CDS encoding TetR/AcrR family transcriptional regulator — protein MKFSRMLPDQLPLSPITQAALRCFAVNGYHGTTIRQIAAEAGLSVPGVYHHFDSKHALLVDLCNVAMTQLLDASHRALAAAGDDVLDRFDALVECLVQFHTDFADVAFVSFSEIRALQGQAREDHLEQRRQEQQLVTDVVEEGVSAGIFATDDPRHVARAITSICLGMSQWYRPDGGLSVDELAGTHVQICRDTARFVGDTTTA, from the coding sequence ATGAAGTTTTCCCGTATGCTTCCCGATCAGTTGCCCCTGTCCCCTATTACACAAGCTGCACTCAGGTGCTTTGCCGTTAATGGGTATCACGGGACCACGATTCGCCAGATTGCTGCTGAGGCCGGGTTATCCGTGCCCGGGGTCTACCACCACTTCGATTCCAAACACGCCCTGTTGGTCGATCTTTGCAACGTCGCCATGACCCAACTGCTTGATGCCTCACATCGTGCGCTCGCTGCGGCGGGAGACGACGTACTTGATCGGTTCGACGCGCTCGTGGAGTGCTTGGTCCAGTTCCACACCGACTTTGCCGACGTCGCGTTCGTATCCTTCAGCGAGATTCGGGCGCTGCAAGGCCAAGCGCGGGAAGATCATCTGGAACAGCGACGCCAAGAACAGCAGTTAGTCACCGACGTGGTCGAAGAAGGCGTCTCCGCGGGTATCTTTGCAACCGATGACCCACGGCATGTGGCTCGAGCCATTACGAGCATTTGTTTAGGCATGTCGCAGTGGTATCGACCAGACGGAGGGCTCTCTGTCGATGAACTCGCTGGGACTCACGTTCAGATCTGTCGGGACACGGCGCGTTTTGTTGGAGACACAACAACCGCTTAA
- a CDS encoding AMP-binding protein yields the protein MNIATHLLGPTQGVQIKRALERYPERLAFKDERGEQTYAEVYDLIGRYQAVLEAAGLKRGDGVAALGANRFEVWVLGSAVQSMGLYITWLHPMGSLADQKFQVHDSQVKALIVDETYYAQRGRELAEVAQKSGLQIWSMSPADFASDLATAAKEIGPQPFQTTVKHDDLSTINYTGGTTGKPKGAYRKHFSLGPSTADILANFELPDTPRYLLVPPMSHVAGTNVLPTLIKGGTVHLMNGFDPAKVLETIEREKINFTLFVPTMIYALLDHPDLDTRDTSSLEYILYGASPMSESRLREGMERIGPVFGQLYGQTECYPVSILSKADHQNQDLLLSCGKPVESVDVRILAPTGEEAEIGEPGELCVRGRGAMQGYWQREDLTAETIVDGWIHTGDIAKMDEQGYLYIVDRKKDMIISGGFNVFPREVEDALTTHPAVAQAAVFGIPDEKWGEQVTAAVILKSGHEADSEELVAHVKELKGSVQTPKEIIFPETMPQTAVGKINKRALRDLASNN from the coding sequence ATGAACATCGCTACCCATTTGCTGGGCCCCACCCAAGGTGTGCAGATCAAGCGCGCGCTTGAGCGGTACCCCGAACGCCTGGCTTTCAAAGATGAACGCGGCGAGCAGACCTACGCTGAGGTATACGATCTCATCGGCCGGTACCAAGCGGTGCTGGAGGCCGCCGGGTTAAAGCGCGGTGACGGTGTCGCAGCGTTAGGCGCGAACCGTTTCGAAGTATGGGTCCTCGGTTCTGCAGTCCAGTCGATGGGGCTGTACATTACCTGGTTGCATCCCATGGGTTCCTTAGCAGACCAAAAATTCCAAGTGCACGATTCCCAGGTCAAGGCGCTGATTGTTGATGAAACCTATTATGCCCAGCGGGGTCGGGAACTGGCCGAGGTAGCACAAAAATCAGGCTTGCAGATCTGGTCCATGAGTCCCGCTGACTTCGCCTCCGACCTGGCCACGGCAGCCAAGGAAATCGGTCCCCAACCATTTCAGACCACGGTCAAACACGATGACCTCAGTACAATCAACTACACCGGCGGCACCACCGGAAAACCGAAGGGCGCCTATCGGAAGCACTTTAGCCTTGGCCCTTCGACCGCAGATATCCTCGCCAACTTCGAACTGCCAGACACTCCTCGCTACTTACTCGTCCCACCAATGAGTCACGTCGCCGGGACCAATGTGCTGCCAACCCTCATTAAGGGTGGCACAGTGCATCTGATGAACGGTTTCGACCCGGCCAAAGTATTGGAAACGATTGAGCGCGAGAAGATCAACTTCACCCTGTTTGTGCCGACGATGATCTATGCGCTGCTGGATCACCCAGATCTCGACACACGGGACACTTCGAGCCTGGAATACATTCTCTACGGTGCCTCGCCGATGTCGGAAAGCCGCCTCCGCGAAGGTATGGAGCGGATTGGACCAGTATTCGGACAGCTCTACGGTCAGACCGAGTGCTATCCAGTGTCAATCCTTTCCAAAGCTGATCACCAGAACCAAGACTTGCTGCTGTCATGTGGCAAACCAGTCGAATCCGTCGACGTACGTATTCTTGCCCCCACGGGCGAGGAAGCCGAAATCGGTGAGCCAGGTGAACTGTGCGTGCGTGGTCGGGGCGCAATGCAAGGCTACTGGCAGCGCGAAGATCTCACCGCAGAGACGATCGTCGACGGCTGGATCCACACCGGTGACATCGCGAAAATGGATGAGCAGGGCTATTTGTATATCGTCGACCGGAAGAAAGACATGATTATCTCGGGTGGTTTCAACGTATTCCCCCGAGAAGTCGAAGATGCCCTCACTACTCACCCGGCGGTAGCTCAAGCGGCCGTGTTCGGTATTCCGGACGAGAAGTGGGGCGAGCAAGTTACTGCCGCTGTGATTCTTAAGAGCGGTCACGAAGCCGACTCCGAAGAACTCGTGGCACACGTCAAAGAACTCAAAGGATCCGTTCAGACGCCCAAGGAGATTATCTTCCCGGAGACCATGCCCCAGACCGCAGTTGGGAAGATCAACAAACGCGCGCTACGCGACTTGGCCAGCAATAATTAA
- a CDS encoding NAD(P)H-dependent flavin oxidoreductase, producing MSAVESTTATSRLPETISSRLRLPAIAAPMLRVSGVELVKAACQAGVIGAFPTANPRSHEALDDWLTELDETLSENDAPYCANLIMSRPETQKDIEILLRHRTEMVITSVGSPAPVVPALHEAGVFVLADVATMKHVKKAIEAGVDGLVLLTAGAGGNTGWMNPFAFVRAVRAFYDGPIALAGGMSDGVALRAARELGVDLGYIGTKFIATQESLAEPEYKQMLVDSTMDDVLLTQAFTGMNTSFLLPSIEAAGLDPATLDHNADVASAQAQYGGSAYSDKSGPRRWKDIWSAGHSVSGVSDVPATREIIDQTLREFHGDR from the coding sequence ATGTCAGCAGTGGAAAGCACGACGGCAACGAGTCGACTGCCGGAGACGATTAGTAGTCGATTGAGGTTGCCTGCAATTGCCGCGCCCATGCTTCGGGTCTCCGGGGTCGAGCTGGTCAAAGCGGCCTGCCAGGCGGGTGTGATTGGTGCGTTTCCCACGGCCAACCCGAGATCGCATGAAGCCTTGGATGACTGGCTGACAGAACTCGATGAAACCCTTTCAGAAAACGATGCGCCGTACTGCGCCAACCTCATCATGAGCAGGCCGGAAACGCAAAAGGATATCGAGATCCTCTTGCGGCACCGAACTGAGATGGTCATTACCAGTGTCGGCTCTCCGGCACCGGTGGTGCCCGCCTTACACGAGGCCGGAGTGTTTGTCCTGGCCGATGTGGCGACCATGAAACATGTTAAGAAAGCGATCGAAGCAGGTGTTGACGGTCTCGTGCTTCTGACCGCTGGAGCCGGCGGTAATACCGGCTGGATGAACCCTTTCGCATTTGTCCGGGCGGTTCGCGCCTTTTACGATGGGCCGATAGCTTTAGCGGGCGGGATGAGTGATGGAGTAGCACTTCGTGCCGCCCGTGAGCTCGGCGTTGATCTGGGCTACATCGGGACAAAGTTCATTGCAACGCAAGAGAGCCTGGCCGAGCCAGAGTACAAACAGATGCTTGTCGACAGCACGATGGATGACGTGCTGCTCACCCAAGCCTTTACGGGGATGAACACCAGTTTTCTCCTACCCTCAATTGAGGCTGCCGGACTTGATCCCGCCACGCTCGACCACAATGCGGACGTCGCCTCGGCTCAAGCCCAGTACGGAGGCTCGGCATATTCAGATAAGTCCGGCCCTCGTCGTTGGAAAGATATTTGGAGTGCCGGACATTCCGTCAGTGGCGTGTCAGATGTGCCAGCGACACGAGAGATAATCGACCAAACGCTGCGAGAATTCCACGGGGATAGATAA